One Sodalis praecaptivus DNA segment encodes these proteins:
- the adhE gene encoding bifunctional acetaldehyde-CoA/alcohol dehydrogenase produces the protein MAVTNVAELNTLVARVRKAQREYANFTQEQVDKIFRAAALAAADARIPLAKMAVAESGMGIVEDKVIKNHFASEYIYNAYKDEKTCGILAEDDTFGTISIAEPIGLICGIVPTTNPTSTAIFKALISLKTRNGIIFSPHPRAKNATNKAADIVLQAAIAAGAPKDIIGWIDEPSVELSNQLMHHPDINLILATGGPGMVKAAYSSGKPAIGVGAGNTPVVVDETADIKRVVASILMSKTFDNGVICASEQSVVVVDALYDQVRERFASHGGYMLRGQELKAVSDIILKNGGLNAAIVGQPAAKIAEMAGLRVPGNTKVLIGEVSKVDESEPFAHEKLSPTLAMYRARDFEDAVEIAEKLVAMGGIGHTSCLYTDQDNQSERVKYFGDKMKTARILINTPASQGGIGDLYNFKLAPSLTLGCGSWGGNSISENVGPKHLINTKTVAKRAENMMWHKLPKSIYFRRGSLPIALEEVASDGAKRAFIVTDRYLFNNGYADQITSVLKKHGIETEVFFEVEADPTLSIVRKGAAQMNSFKPDIIVALGGGSPMDAAKIMWVMYEHPETHFEELALRFMDIRKRIYKFPKMGVKAKMIAITTTSGTGSEVTPFAVVTDDATGQKYPLADYALVPDMAIVDANLVMNMPKSLCAFGGLDAVTHALEAYVSIMATEFSDGQALQALKLLKEYLPASYRDGAKNPVARERVHNAATIAGIAFANAFLGVCHSMAHKLGSEFHIPHGLANAMLISNVIRYNANDNPTKQAAFSQYDRPQARRRYAEIADHLGLSAAGDRTAQKIEKLLQWLDEIKLELGIPTSIREAGVQEADFLAKVDKLSEDAFDDQCTGANPRYPLIAELKQILLDTYYGRKFVEPFDNAVEAATAPAPVGDAKVSAPASKSEKKAKKVTS, from the coding sequence ATGGCTGTTACTAATGTCGCTGAACTCAATACCTTAGTTGCACGGGTGAGAAAAGCACAGCGCGAATATGCCAATTTTACCCAGGAGCAGGTGGACAAGATTTTCCGTGCGGCCGCCCTGGCCGCGGCAGATGCTCGTATTCCGCTCGCCAAAATGGCGGTGGCCGAATCCGGTATGGGTATCGTGGAAGACAAAGTCATCAAGAACCACTTTGCTTCTGAATACATTTACAACGCCTACAAAGATGAAAAAACCTGCGGCATTCTGGCCGAGGATGACACCTTTGGTACCATCTCCATCGCCGAGCCGATCGGCCTCATCTGCGGTATCGTTCCCACGACAAACCCGACTTCCACCGCTATCTTTAAGGCGCTCATCAGCCTGAAAACCCGCAATGGGATTATCTTCTCGCCGCATCCCCGCGCCAAAAACGCCACCAACAAAGCGGCCGACATCGTATTGCAGGCCGCCATTGCCGCAGGGGCGCCCAAGGATATCATTGGCTGGATCGACGAACCGTCGGTGGAGCTATCTAATCAATTAATGCACCACCCGGACATCAACCTGATTCTCGCCACCGGCGGGCCGGGTATGGTGAAAGCCGCTTACAGTTCCGGTAAACCCGCCATCGGCGTCGGCGCCGGTAACACCCCCGTCGTGGTGGATGAAACCGCGGATATCAAACGCGTCGTTGCGTCCATCCTGATGTCGAAAACCTTTGATAACGGCGTCATCTGCGCCTCGGAACAATCCGTGGTCGTGGTCGACGCACTGTATGATCAGGTGCGCGAACGTTTCGCCAGCCACGGCGGTTATATGCTGCGCGGCCAGGAGCTGAAAGCGGTTTCTGACATTATTCTCAAAAATGGCGGCCTCAATGCGGCCATCGTGGGTCAGCCGGCGGCGAAAATCGCCGAGATGGCGGGTCTGCGCGTGCCCGGCAACACCAAAGTCCTGATTGGCGAAGTCAGCAAGGTCGACGAGTCCGAACCCTTTGCCCATGAAAAGCTGTCGCCCACCCTTGCCATGTATCGCGCACGGGATTTCGAGGACGCGGTGGAAATCGCTGAAAAATTGGTGGCGATGGGCGGTATCGGCCACACGTCCTGTCTCTATACCGATCAGGACAACCAAAGCGAGCGCGTAAAATATTTCGGCGACAAGATGAAAACCGCGCGTATTCTTATCAATACGCCGGCTTCGCAAGGCGGCATCGGCGACCTGTACAACTTTAAGCTGGCCCCGTCGCTGACGCTGGGATGCGGATCCTGGGGTGGTAACTCGATTTCTGAAAACGTAGGCCCCAAACACCTCATCAATACCAAAACCGTCGCTAAGCGAGCTGAAAATATGATGTGGCATAAGCTTCCCAAATCCATCTATTTCCGTCGCGGTTCCCTGCCGATTGCGCTTGAAGAAGTGGCCAGCGACGGCGCCAAGCGCGCCTTTATCGTGACCGACCGCTACCTGTTCAATAATGGCTACGCCGATCAGATCACCTCGGTGCTGAAAAAACACGGTATTGAAACCGAAGTGTTTTTTGAAGTCGAAGCGGACCCCACGTTGAGCATCGTGCGTAAAGGCGCGGCGCAAATGAACTCCTTCAAGCCGGACATCATTGTCGCCCTGGGCGGGGGTTCACCGATGGACGCCGCCAAAATCATGTGGGTGATGTATGAACATCCGGAAACCCATTTTGAAGAGTTGGCGCTGCGCTTTATGGATATCCGTAAACGTATCTACAAATTCCCGAAAATGGGCGTGAAGGCGAAAATGATCGCCATTACCACCACCTCGGGCACGGGTTCTGAAGTCACGCCGTTCGCCGTAGTGACCGATGACGCTACCGGGCAGAAATACCCGCTGGCGGACTATGCCCTGGTGCCGGATATGGCGATAGTCGACGCCAATCTGGTCATGAATATGCCTAAATCCCTGTGCGCCTTTGGCGGTTTGGATGCGGTAACCCACGCCCTGGAAGCCTATGTTTCCATCATGGCGACAGAATTCTCCGACGGCCAGGCGCTGCAGGCGCTGAAGCTTTTGAAAGAGTATCTGCCCGCCAGCTACCGCGACGGCGCCAAGAACCCGGTCGCGCGGGAGCGTGTACACAACGCCGCCACCATTGCCGGTATCGCGTTTGCCAACGCCTTCCTCGGGGTGTGTCACTCCATGGCCCATAAATTGGGCTCGGAATTCCACATTCCCCATGGTCTGGCCAATGCCATGCTGATTAGCAACGTTATTCGCTATAACGCCAATGACAACCCGACCAAGCAGGCCGCGTTCAGCCAGTACGATCGTCCGCAGGCTCGCCGTCGCTACGCTGAAATTGCCGATCATCTGGGGCTTAGCGCAGCGGGCGACCGCACCGCGCAGAAAATTGAAAAACTGCTGCAGTGGCTGGATGAAATCAAGCTGGAACTGGGTATCCCGACGTCGATTCGTGAAGCCGGCGTGCAGGAAGCGGACTTCCTGGCCAAAGTGGATAAATTGTCGGAAGACGCCTTCGACGATCAGTGCACCGGCGCCAACCCGCGCTATCCGCTGATTGCCGAATTGAAACAAATCCTGCTGGATACCTACTACGGCCGCAAGTTTGTCGAACCCTTCGACAATGCCGTAGAAGCCGCCACCGCGCCCGCCCCCGTTGGGGATGCTAAAGTGAGCGCTCCGGCGTCCAAGAGCGAAAAGAAAGCGAAGAAAGTCACCAGTTGA